The Pirellulimonas nuda genome includes a region encoding these proteins:
- a CDS encoding DUF4129 domain-containing protein translates to MQTRSRSTITQAIRGVPAFGAAEWTDDSGAPGAGTPRIARLVRLAIAVVALLVLVERSEAAPTAAPDAAVETGREALADQWDAPWYDAKTDSLKAIPVKAPKPAPPPAAPQEPWGFWEWLSGLFGAWNLDLGEIVLFLGWLALAALLVALIWALVRSIQTSDLADAQAEAERSAMRRRIESVEALPAPVASGVKDLLAESARLRDAGDLAGAIVYLFSHQLISLDHAGAIRLVKGKTNRQYLRELGRWAPAAAPLLAKTVDAFEASFFGGHTPTRQQFDACWEAALLLPAAATPAKEKAA, encoded by the coding sequence TTGCAGACGCGATCAAGGTCAACGATCACCCAAGCGATCCGGGGCGTCCCCGCCTTCGGCGCGGCGGAATGGACCGACGACTCCGGGGCGCCGGGGGCGGGGACGCCCCGGATCGCACGGCTGGTGCGTCTTGCGATTGCTGTGGTCGCATTGCTGGTACTAGTTGAACGCTCAGAGGCTGCGCCAACCGCGGCGCCCGACGCGGCCGTCGAAACAGGCCGCGAGGCGCTGGCCGACCAGTGGGACGCCCCCTGGTACGACGCCAAGACCGACTCGCTCAAGGCGATCCCGGTCAAAGCGCCGAAGCCGGCCCCGCCCCCCGCGGCGCCGCAGGAGCCCTGGGGGTTCTGGGAATGGCTCAGCGGCCTGTTCGGCGCGTGGAACCTTGACCTGGGAGAGATCGTCCTCTTCCTCGGCTGGCTTGCGCTGGCGGCGTTGCTGGTCGCCCTGATCTGGGCGCTGGTGCGGTCGATCCAAACCAGCGACTTGGCAGACGCCCAGGCCGAGGCAGAGCGGTCCGCCATGCGCCGGCGGATCGAGAGCGTCGAAGCGCTCCCCGCGCCGGTGGCCAGCGGCGTGAAGGACCTGCTGGCCGAGTCGGCCCGGCTGCGCGACGCGGGGGACCTGGCGGGCGCCATCGTCTACTTGTTCAGCCACCAACTGATCTCGCTCGATCACGCCGGCGCCATCCGCTTGGTGAAGGGGAAGACCAACCGCCAGTACCTCCGCGAGCTGGGGCGTTGGGCCCCTGCGGCGGCGCCGCTGTTGGCCAAGACGGTAGACGCCTTCGAGGCCTCCTTCTTCGGGGGGCACACCCCCACGCGGCAGCAGTTCGACGCGTGCTGGGAGGCCGCGCTGCTGCTCCCGGCAGCTGCCACGCCGGCCAAGGAGAAGGCGGCATGA